In a single window of the Bactrocera dorsalis isolate Fly_Bdor chromosome 2, ASM2337382v1, whole genome shotgun sequence genome:
- the LOC105222618 gene encoding brix domain-containing protein ZK795.3, which translates to MFRRQSRLRREFLLRKSERTRFEKTIAKKESSYAENFKLKCNPSHNNFDVDEVDDEYKYGNSCTPKIMITTSHNPSARLKMFVKELRLIFPNAQRMNRGKNDLKQLVKLCCSNDVTDIIIVHEHRGIPDNIVISHLPNGPTAFFNISSVVMRHDVPFIGKMSEQSPHLIFHNFKTRIGQRAVNILKHLFPKPKGDSKRVITFANHDDFVSFRHHLYKYENKELELIEIGPRFQLKLYQIKLGILDEIQASDTEWVLRPYMNTSIKNRVLSLENGWDQSGS; encoded by the exons atgtttagaaGGCAGTCGCGATTGAGGCGTGAATTTCTTTTAAGGAAATCTGAGAGAACTCGTTTTGAAAAAACGATTGCCAAAAAGGAATCTTCTTATGCAGAAAATTTTAAGCTAAAATGTAATCCATCCCATAACAATTTCG aTGTTGATGAAGTTGACGATGAATACAAATATGGGAACAGCTGCACCCCAAAAATTATGATCACGACATCACACAACCCTTCTGCAAGgttaaaaatgtttgtgaaGGAATTACGactaatttttccaaatgcacagCGAATGAATAGAGGCAAAAATGATTTAAAGCAATTAGTAAAATTATGCTGTTCTAACGACGTGACAGATATTATAATTGTACACGAACATCGAGGAATACCTGATAATATAGTCATAAGCCACTTACCAAATGGCCCTACcgcgttttttaatatttctagtGTTGTTATGAGACATGATGTACCTTTTATTGGAAAAATGAGCGAACAAAGTCCCCACTTAATCTTTCACAATTTTAAAACCAGAATTGGGCAGCGAGcagtaaatatattaaaacatctTTTTCCTAAGCCGAAAGGGGATTCCAAAAGAGTAATCACTTTTGCTAATCATGATGACTTCGTATCATTTCGCCATCATTTATATAAGTACGAAAATAAAGAGTTGGAATTAATAGAAATTGGCCCCAGATTTCAACTTAAGTTGTACCAAATAAAATTGGGAATATTAGATGAAATTCAAGCTTCGGATACTGAATGGGTTTTGAGACCTTACATGAACACATCAATTAAAAATAGAGTTTTATCGTTAGAAAATGGTTGGGATCAGAGTGggtcttaa